tgaataaaattattgcaaacaaAGAGTTTTGATCAGACCgagcgaaaaaataataaaaggaacagaaaagtaaataaaaaaggggattgaatataaatatatttaatgaagTTGACAGAAATACGTAAATATAACTTTCATTTTGTATAAAAGTATTTGGTTTTTAACCGAAACCTATGAAGAAATTGACAGGCAAGCCAGTCCCtcattaatttacattttttaaggaTAATTCTTTGACAGTTTTCAGAAACGTTCACAGATTTGGCAATCCcctttatataaaatatctttttggTCTTAGCTATAGGGCTGTGAACTTTAGACTGTTTACTGGAGCAAATGTTTCAGTCATCCTTGTAAACAGGTTcattttgtaaagaaaattattccaatatTTCACCAAACTCTAGtagaatatattaaaaaaatgttttttataaaagggGTCACGCAATTTCTctacttattaaaataaatcattttctgaAACCTTGTTGAGTTACTGGAAGGTCTTGTCTGaggccaatttttaatttaacctgattttaataaaaaaaaaaacgatccAAAACTTTGTACTGTTGGGCATAGATTTTAGCCAATATAGAAGGTTCAAAGAGcttcaagtttaatttaatggcCCAGAGAAAAAGATAATCGATTAGTCTAAAACTCACAGCCCTTTAATTATTGCCTTGCCACTCCCGATAATAAATACCAAACATAAAAGACCCAAGctttagtaaaaaatcaaaagaagtagagacaaaacaaaacactGAGCCACACTGAAATCACCTCGTCCAAGTCGTCCTCCTCGAGGTCGTCAAGCGTGTATCTGGTGGGGGCGTCGGAGGAGGCGGCGGTCGACTGTCCACGGGCGATGACCCTCGGCCGCTCGTCCAGCGAACTGCCGAGACTGGGGCGCGCGAGCTGCGACCACTGGTGCAGGGTCATGCTGCCCTCGATGGGCTTGACGATCTGCAGCTTCTCAGGCAGCTTCCAGGAAGCGTTGGTGAAGCCGCTGCTGCCCGTTGACATGATCGAGTCGGGCGTGCGGCACATCAGGTGGAAGGCGTCGCCAGAGAAGGGGTCACCACCCAGGCACGCCTCGCCAGGGTTGCTGCAGCCCCAATTCTGGCCCTCGGACTCGATCAAGCCCATCCGATGTCGCTTCATCAGCACGTCTTGTGCCGTGATTTTGCCCAGGGCCATCTTGAAGTCCAAGGAACCTGGCTGACCAGGGATGCCGAGACGAGGACAGTTGATCctgaataaatacaaatttaaattaataattatgttgcAAGGCATACAAATTCCTCAGagaaccaaaaatatatttaaaaactagtattttttcacaaataaatcataagctcaatttttaaattgttttagtaAGCTtaggttatttaaaaaaaatatattttcagacTTGAAgatgtctaaaaattaattttttaagttaaattatagCACACTGGTATGGCCCCTTTATGAATTATAACAATAGCttactttttttcaattaagcgAAATTAACTGTCTGACAGGATGAATCAAGTTGTCAACGTACCCCATTTCCTCTGACAAAGAGACTTCAGCAGTGCTTCTGAGGCTGTTCATGTCGGACAGCGGCTCGTGAGACAAAGGCGGTGGAGGCCAGGAAGAGCCTGACGAGGGACCCGAAATGCCGGAAGACATTTTGGGCATGCTTGATGTGGTGGAGGTTAACATGGTAGATGACATGACTGGGAACAAGGCGGGACTATGGCTTTTAGTGCTGGCGTTGCTTGCGTTTGAAGCGGCGCGAGAGGCAGAACGGACAGTCTCAAAAACTCTTCGATAGCTTGGACTGCAATTGACACCAGAGGGGAATTAtttcatacaatttttgtttaatcatGAGTACTCACACTTGCGGTTTTCCAACGCTGATTCCAGAATCTAGACTAGCATCCGAAACGAGAGAGGTGGTCAGCTCGGCTCCGAGAGTGGAATTCAGGCTGGAAATCATATTTGGCTGGTTCACGGTTCCGACACCAACTCCAACGCCGACCCTCGCCGTCGGCAGctgctttttcctcattttcctGATCTGGTCCTGCGCTTCGTTCAACAAGCCGAGGACCTGTTCAAATCAACATTGCTTTAAATAcagtctaaaataattaacaggcATTACCTGAGCATATTGCTCCTTGAGGTCGAGGATTTCGGCACACAAGAGATCCTGCGTCTGTTTGGTGGTGGCGACCTGCTGCGTGAGGAACGTGTTGTCGCTGGTCAGCTCTGCGTTTGTCTTCTTCAAGCAGTCCAGCCTGGCCAGCAGAGATCGGATTTCCTCGTACTGCACCTTGTTTTCCTCTTTGTACTTGACGTTCTCATCTGCGAGATTGCTTCTCTCCCTGTTGGCCGCGCTGAGTTGAGTTGTGATGTCGGTGAGCAGctgcttttccttttcctccaCGATGGCCGTTTCGTTGGCGATCTGAGTTGCCTCAGCTTTGAGCACCGTGTTTTGCACCTCCAGATTGGCCACCTTCCGCTGCAGCAGGTCCAACGTGACGGACTTAGCTGCCGTTGGCgtgtctaaaaatttaaatcagaaaaattatgattgaattaggcaaataaaattaaatgcttgtagtcattaatttaaactactAATAATTGACTGCAAATATCAGTCAGGTCTCAGAGTTTGGAGCCACCAACAGACAGCACCACCGTCCGTTTAcataagatttttaaatttatttctcaactgcaattttagaaaaaaatcctttcctggtgtaaaaatattatttgatgagctgaaattttttgtttggctgattggagtttttaattaatttttaatccagaATAATTTGTTACTTGGGTCTGAGGAAGGGTCATCCTCAGCAGCGAGAATGGCGAGGAGTTCCGCCTTGCTGTGCAGCTCATGTTGCGTCTGCACAAGTTTATCATGCTGCTCTTTGAGTTGTGCCTCAAGGGCGCCGACCTGCTCCTCGAGCTGTTTGTTGTGTGCTAGGAGCTCCTGACCGATCCTGGCAGTCAACTCCAAGTCTTTCTCTTTCTGCGAATGAAAGCGTGAATCAAACCGCAAAACTGCATGCTGGAAATTGGGCCCACCTCCTCTAGCAGTCTCGTGACAGCTTCTGGATCGTCGTAAGTCTTTGTCATTTGTGAAACTCGCTTCCCACTAAGCACTGAAACAGAAAGGGTGCGTCAGGTAATGGTTATAGCGTCAGGTGCGCTTTTCTGATTCTGCGGTCGGATCCTGTTCCCGCCGACGGAGGGGGACCGAcctcatttaaattaagagaCACTTCTTGGACTTTAATAACCGaaataattagaatatttaacaaataaaaatacttgttGTTTG
The nucleotide sequence above comes from Cloeon dipterum chromosome X, ieCloDipt1.1, whole genome shotgun sequence. Encoded proteins:
- the milt gene encoding trafficking kinesin-binding protein milt isoform X1 — its product is MISMSNKTDASTITDICSSSDLPEIEVISLVQEAIPFYKLRADSLTQFTGYEHEDWFVPHPALPDEAWHVKLTPDIARETLNYMVLSGKRVSQMTKTYDDPEAVTRLLEEKEKDLELTARIGQELLAHNKQLEEQVGALEAQLKEQHDKLVQTQHELHSKAELLAILAAEDDPSSDPNTPTAAKSVTLDLLQRKVANLEVQNTVLKAEATQIANETAIVEEKEKQLLTDITTQLSAANRERSNLADENVKYKEENKVQYEEIRSLLARLDCLKKTNAELTSDNTFLTQQVATTKQTQDLLCAEILDLKEQYAQVLGLLNEAQDQIRKMRKKQLPTARVGVGVGVGTVNQPNMISSLNSTLGAELTTSLVSDASLDSGISVGKPQVPSYRRVFETVRSASRAASNASNASTKSHSPALFPVMSSTMLTSTTSSMPKMSSGISGPSSGSSWPPPPLSHEPLSDMNSLRSTAEVSLSEEMGINCPRLGIPGQPGSLDFKMALGKITAQDVLMKRHRMGLIESEGQNWGCSNPGEACLGGDPFSGDAFHLMCRTPDSIMSTGSSGFTNASWKLPEKLQIVKPIEGSMTLHQWSQLARPSLGSSLDERPRVIARGQSTAASSDAPTRYTLDDLEEDDLDESIYLGKQFESTGMTYTFTNSTVMHPEDLTQVTSSYSGLKVSAGDPVPECQTPRKPGLLSRRNSTSTFSTSLGLAKLLNERGITAAIGTPTISACATPCNSPERPSSPVSGLGFFASGAEYLRKTLEGSYPKSYKRSNSKEVANIRLVDKLEEIGLESILKTSESSTSERKSSLPVASVKERRRPESEIVQCPM
- the milt gene encoding trafficking kinesin-binding protein milt isoform X3, with protein sequence MTKTYDDPEAVTRLLEEKEKDLELTARIGQELLAHNKQLEEQVGALEAQLKEQHDKLVQTQHELHSKAELLAILAAEDDPSSDPNTPTAAKSVTLDLLQRKVANLEVQNTVLKAEATQIANETAIVEEKEKQLLTDITTQLSAANRERSNLADENVKYKEENKVQYEEIRSLLARLDCLKKTNAELTSDNTFLTQQVATTKQTQDLLCAEILDLKEQYAQVLGLLNEAQDQIRKMRKKQLPTARVGVGVGVGTVNQPNMISSLNSTLGAELTTSLVSDASLDSGISVGKPQVPSYRRVFETVRSASRAASNASNASTKSHSPALFPVMSSTMLTSTTSSMPKMSSGISGPSSGSSWPPPPLSHEPLSDMNSLRSTAEVSLSEEMGINCPRLGIPGQPGSLDFKMALGKITAQDVLMKRHRMGLIESEGQNWGCSNPGEACLGGDPFSGDAFHLMCRTPDSIMSTGSSGFTNASWKLPEKLQIVKPIEGSMTLHQWSQLARPSLGSSLDERPRVIARGQSTAASSDAPTRYTLDDLEEDDLDESIYLGKQFESTGMTYTFTNSTVMHPEDLTQVTSSYSGLKVSAGDPVPECQTPRKPGLLSRRNSTSTFSTSLGLAKLLNERGITAAIGTPTISACATPCNSPERPSSPVSGLGFFASGAEYLRKTLEGSYPKSYKRSNSKEVANIRLVDKLEEIGLESILKTSESSTSERKSSLPVASVKERRRPESEIVQCPM
- the milt gene encoding trafficking kinesin-binding protein milt isoform X2, coding for MHNGGPADQASSHEGHGQLPTDIIYHVARDKNREMYLRFISIKLNQVLSGKRVSQMTKTYDDPEAVTRLLEEKEKDLELTARIGQELLAHNKQLEEQVGALEAQLKEQHDKLVQTQHELHSKAELLAILAAEDDPSSDPNTPTAAKSVTLDLLQRKVANLEVQNTVLKAEATQIANETAIVEEKEKQLLTDITTQLSAANRERSNLADENVKYKEENKVQYEEIRSLLARLDCLKKTNAELTSDNTFLTQQVATTKQTQDLLCAEILDLKEQYAQVLGLLNEAQDQIRKMRKKQLPTARVGVGVGVGTVNQPNMISSLNSTLGAELTTSLVSDASLDSGISVGKPQVPSYRRVFETVRSASRAASNASNASTKSHSPALFPVMSSTMLTSTTSSMPKMSSGISGPSSGSSWPPPPLSHEPLSDMNSLRSTAEVSLSEEMGINCPRLGIPGQPGSLDFKMALGKITAQDVLMKRHRMGLIESEGQNWGCSNPGEACLGGDPFSGDAFHLMCRTPDSIMSTGSSGFTNASWKLPEKLQIVKPIEGSMTLHQWSQLARPSLGSSLDERPRVIARGQSTAASSDAPTRYTLDDLEEDDLDESIYLGKQFESTGMTYTFTNSTVMHPEDLTQVTSSYSGLKVSAGDPVPECQTPRKPGLLSRRNSTSTFSTSLGLAKLLNERGITAAIGTPTISACATPCNSPERPSSPVSGLGFFASGAEYLRKTLEGSYPKSYKRSNSKEVANIRLVDKLEEIGLESILKTSESSTSERKSSLPVASVKERRRPESEIVQCPM